A genomic window from Sceloporus undulatus isolate JIND9_A2432 ecotype Alabama chromosome 9, SceUnd_v1.1, whole genome shotgun sequence includes:
- the LOC121915566 gene encoding uncharacterized protein LOC121915566 — protein MGVIAPLSQPESQRLQAVPMLMNDQSQREGGDGMCPPKPCCSQTSFSSDLPRTFLSDTMKILAVGLALAIAIGPEALGVRANQPFPSPSLHVLFYGISGLMIDGYVKLTKKLEMVTKSDAGKAVSDQFEKLLEPFSDLERGSAIPAELSEAIALVSGVLWGIPAKGYRTFQDVERHSPANLEHVVDVLSAYLEPTLVKTHSYAEPLLTPLTEKILELDQEMDKRISQAMESLDGQLSFYVKRMEEIGDGLQPLVEEVSKQFRLGLETLNKNAKPYLDPFLEESKKYADSFREWVEAPLYPAEES, from the exons ATGGGGGTCATTGCCCCACTGTCCCAACCTGAGAGCCAAAGACTACAAGCAGTGCCCATGTTAATGAATGACCAGAGCCAGAGGGAAGGTGGGGATGGCATGTGCCCTCCAAAGCCCTGCTGCTCACAGACATCCTTCAGTTCAGATCTGCCCAGGACCTTCCTCTCCGACACCATGAAGATCCTGGCTGTGGGGCTTGCTTTGGCCATTGCCATAG GACCTGAAGCTTTGGGCGTTAGAGCAAACCAACCCTTTCCGTCGCCCTCATTGCATGTATTATTCTATGGGATTTCAGGACTCATGATCGACGGCTACGTTAAATTGACAAAGAAACTTGAAATGGTCACAAAGTCTGATGCCGGCAAGGCTGTGTC GGATCAATTTGAGAAACTCCTTGAGCCCTTCAGTGACCTGGAGAGAGGCTCTGCAATCCCTGCAGAGCTCTCAGAAGCAATTGCGTTGGTTTCCGGGGTCCTCTGGGGCATCCCAGCGAAGGGCTACAGGACTTTCCAGGACGTGGAAAGACATTCGCCTGCCAACCTTGAACACGTTGTGGACGTCCTATCTGCGTATCTTGAGCCAACGCTAGTGAAAACACATTCTTATGCAGAGCCTCTGCTCACTCCCCTCACTGAAAAGATTTTGGAACTAGACCAGGAGATGGACAAGAGGATCTCTCAGGCCATGGAGTCGCTGGACGGACAGCTGTCCTTTTACGTCAAGAGGATGGAGGAAATTGGGGATGGTCTCCAACCCTTAGTGGAAGAGGTCAGTAAGCAGTTCAGGCTGGGCCTGGAGACCCTCAACAAGAATGCAAAGCCTTACCTTGACCCTTTCCTTGAGGAGAGCAAGAAATATGCAGATTCTTTCAGGGAATGGGTGGAAGCCCCCTTGTACCCTGCAGAAGAATCATGA